A section of the Clostridium sp. TW13 genome encodes:
- a CDS encoding DUF2812 domain-containing protein: MKSKYVMIGGLAFDEESDMEKLKNYASQGWILERIVGGFFYKLRKDKPQNIVYSLDYQTEAEEEYFTIFKEAGWELVLSLGDQIHIFSAQAGTKPIYSDCESEIDKYTCVRNKTRRGTIYSLIIAIVLIGLLLVSTIIIKPIFLIILILIVIDTFIFAFNFMPYLAYNSRIKIIKRTGRCKSGAVDDKIIWKLYAFVGVVCFVAGILDLIDKKYFGVLFIILGTFYIAMSSVYYKQQKKPL, from the coding sequence ATGAAAAGTAAATATGTAATGATTGGTGGACTTGCCTTTGATGAAGAAAGTGATATGGAGAAACTAAAAAATTATGCAAGCCAAGGTTGGATATTAGAAAGAATAGTAGGAGGATTTTTCTATAAGTTAAGAAAAGATAAGCCTCAAAATATAGTGTATAGCTTAGATTATCAAACGGAGGCTGAAGAGGAATACTTTACCATATTTAAAGAAGCAGGATGGGAACTAGTTCTTTCACTCGGGGACCAAATTCACATTTTTTCAGCTCAAGCAGGCACTAAACCTATTTATAGTGATTGTGAATCAGAAATAGACAAATATACATGTGTGAGGAATAAAACAAGAAGGGGAACAATCTATTCTTTAATAATAGCTATAGTATTAATAGGTTTGTTATTGGTTTCTACAATTATTATAAAGCCTATATTTCTGATTATCTTAATATTAATAGTAATTGACACTTTTATATTTGCCTTCAATTTTATGCCTTATTTAGCATATAATTCTAGAATTAAGATAATAAAAAGAACTGGTAGATGTAAAAGCGGAGCAGTAGATGACAAAATTATATGGAAACTATATGCCTTTGTAGGTGTTGTGTGTTTTGTAGCAGGAATTTTAGATTTAATTGACAAGAAATATTTTGGAGTACTTTTTATAATTTTAGGTACTTTTTATATTGCCATGAGTTCGGTTTACTATAAGCAACAAAAAAAGCCTTTATAA
- a CDS encoding PadR family transcriptional regulator produces the protein MPRKDSIDIGELTDSAFYILSSVIKEKHGYLIMKTIEKFTNNEVTIGPASLYTTLKKLLAADLVELNCDTDENKKVYKITDKGREMLKKEIERKKQMVKFAENFLD, from the coding sequence ATGCCAAGAAAAGATTCTATTGATATTGGTGAATTAACAGATTCTGCTTTTTATATTTTATCTAGTGTTATTAAGGAGAAGCATGGATATCTAATTATGAAAACTATTGAGAAGTTTACTAATAATGAAGTTACTATTGGTCCCGCATCGCTTTATACAACACTGAAAAAGCTTTTAGCAGCAGATTTAGTAGAGTTAAATTGTGACACAGATGAAAATAAAAAAGTATATAAAATAACAGATAAAGGGCGAGAGATGCTCAAAAAAGAGATTGAACGTAAAAAGCAGATGGTTAAATTTGCTGAAAATTTCTTAGATTAG
- a CDS encoding epoxyqueuosine reductase produces MTLLADKIKNQALNFGYEKCGIIKISDIDGYKEKLDERIEHIPEAKGFYQSQYRFTNLQDAYPWAKSIVICVREYGKYYIPEHLKGMIAKYYLVDGRKDENSKDFQDSLKFEKYMQDLGFRAETERGFGLVPLRFAAMKAGLGIVRKNNFFYTESGSSVYLEAWLIDKELESIEIPNVRPCSDKCNLCMKACPSASLSKPYTMNPIACVSCVTTFMGRDMANEKYREQIGNWVYGCDVCQDVCPMNKNSWKATEEFPNLQELSEYISLEKILKMDYSFLEEVMQPKFWYIDKSSVWKWKVNAINVMVNNYKEQYREHILYACNDSNSKVREMAEWAIKKLNLQ; encoded by the coding sequence ATGACTTTATTAGCAGATAAAATAAAAAATCAAGCATTAAATTTTGGATATGAAAAATGTGGAATCATTAAAATATCTGATATAGATGGATATAAAGAAAAGCTTGACGAACGAATTGAGCATATTCCAGAAGCTAAAGGTTTTTATCAAAGTCAATATCGTTTTACGAATTTGCAAGATGCTTATCCTTGGGCAAAATCAATTGTAATATGTGTGAGAGAATATGGCAAATATTATATTCCAGAACATTTAAAAGGTATGATTGCTAAATATTATTTGGTTGATGGAAGAAAAGATGAGAATTCTAAAGATTTTCAAGATAGTTTAAAATTCGAAAAATATATGCAAGACTTGGGGTTTAGAGCGGAAACAGAAAGAGGCTTTGGTCTTGTACCATTACGTTTTGCTGCTATGAAAGCTGGTCTTGGAATAGTTAGGAAGAATAATTTTTTTTATACTGAAAGTGGATCATCAGTGTATTTGGAGGCATGGCTTATTGATAAGGAATTAGAATCTATAGAAATACCAAATGTAAGACCTTGTTCTGATAAGTGTAATCTATGCATGAAAGCATGCCCTTCAGCTTCTTTATCAAAACCATATACAATGAATCCTATAGCATGTGTATCTTGTGTAACTACATTTATGGGAAGAGATATGGCTAACGAAAAATATAGAGAACAAATAGGAAACTGGGTTTATGGCTGTGATGTCTGCCAAGACGTTTGCCCGATGAATAAAAACAGTTGGAAGGCAACAGAAGAGTTTCCTAATTTACAAGAATTAAGTGAATATATATCCTTAGAAAAAATTCTCAAAATGGATTATTCCTTTTTAGAAGAAGTGATGCAGCCTAAGTTTTGGTATATAGATAAATCAAGTGTTTGGAAATGGAAAGTTAATGCTATTAATGTAATGGTAAATAACTATAAGGAGCAATATAGAGAACATATACTGTATGCTTGTAACGATAGTAATTCAAAGGTACGAGAAATGGCTGAGTGGGCTATTAAAAAATTGAATCTACAATAA
- a CDS encoding acetyl-CoA C-acetyltransferase, with protein MKDVVIVSAVRTAIGAYGKTLKDVPAVELGAIVIKEAVKRANIKPGEIDEVIFGNVLQAGLGQNPARQAAVKAGLPVEIPAFTINKVCGSGLRSISLAAQIIKAGDADAIIVGGMENMSSAPFLLENARWGQRMGHGEFVDEMIKDGLWDAFNDYHMGVTAENVAEKWNISRQEQDEFSLLSQQKAERAIKNGQFKDEIVPVIIKTKKGDIIFDQDEFPRFGNTIEALKKLKPIFKENGTVTAGNASGLNDGAAALVIMSADKAKALGIKPLAKITSYGSAGLDPAIMGYGAFYATKAALDKINLKAEDLDLIEANEAYASQSIAITRDLNLDMNKVNVNGGAIALGHPIGASGARILVTLLHAMEKRDAKKGLATLCIGGGQGTALIVERE; from the coding sequence ATGAAAGATGTAGTAATAGTTAGTGCAGTAAGAACTGCAATAGGAGCTTATGGCAAGACTTTGAAAGATGTACCAGCAGTTGAATTAGGTGCAATAGTAATAAAAGAGGCTGTTAAGAGAGCAAATATTAAGCCAGGAGAAATTGACGAAGTTATCTTTGGAAATGTTCTTCAAGCAGGCCTAGGACAAAATCCAGCAAGACAAGCTGCTGTGAAAGCTGGATTACCTGTAGAAATACCTGCATTTACAATTAATAAGGTTTGCGGTTCAGGCTTAAGATCTATAAGTTTAGCAGCTCAAATTATAAAAGCTGGTGATGCGGATGCTATTATAGTAGGTGGTATGGAAAACATGTCTAGTGCACCATTTTTACTTGAGAATGCAAGATGGGGACAAAGAATGGGACATGGCGAATTTGTTGATGAAATGATAAAAGATGGTCTATGGGATGCATTTAATGACTATCATATGGGGGTAACTGCAGAAAACGTAGCTGAGAAATGGAATATATCAAGACAAGAACAAGATGAATTTTCACTTTTATCACAACAAAAAGCTGAGAGAGCCATCAAGAATGGACAATTTAAAGATGAAATAGTTCCTGTAATAATTAAAACAAAAAAAGGTGACATAATATTTGACCAAGATGAATTTCCTAGGTTTGGTAATACCATAGAAGCATTAAAAAAACTTAAGCCTATTTTTAAAGAAAATGGTACAGTGACAGCAGGAAATGCATCTGGATTGAATGATGGAGCTGCAGCATTAGTAATTATGAGTGCAGACAAAGCTAAAGCTTTAGGAATAAAACCACTTGCTAAAATAACTTCTTATGGATCAGCAGGATTAGATCCAGCAATAATGGGATATGGTGCATTTTATGCAACAAAAGCTGCTTTGGATAAAATCAATTTAAAAGCTGAGGATTTAGATTTAATCGAAGCAAATGAAGCTTATGCATCACAAAGTATAGCAATAACTAGAGATTTAAATTTAGATATGAACAAAGTTAATGTTAATGGTGGAGCTATAGCCCTTGGACATCCTATTGGTGCATCAGGAGCACGTATTTTAGTAACCTTGCTACATGCTATGGAAAAAAGAGACGCAAAGAAAGGTCTTGCAACATTATGTATTGGTGGAGGTCAAGGTACTGCCTTAATAGTTGAAAGAGAATAA
- a CDS encoding LysR family transcriptional regulator, translating to MDIRHFKTFKSIIEEGNFSNAAMKLGYTQSTVTSQIQQLEQELSIKLFEKIGRNMVLTPLGKELIPYADELLNTVKKIESIGKCGDNITGELKIAVAESLMSYKLQNVLYMFKEKAPNVKLSMVSLNCYDIKNMLASGEADLGLMYNVGSENKSLNAVKLSDFGVTLVCSPQFEQENLDLCKPNQKINTSLIINEVESIYRKILESYFFDKNIFLNNTIELGSIEAIKKCVASNLGISFLPRFTVEEELNNGKLKEIKIGCLDAKITAIYAYHKNKWISPAMSLFIELVRKDFKIG from the coding sequence ATGGATATTAGACATTTCAAAACATTTAAAAGTATTATAGAAGAAGGTAATTTTTCAAATGCAGCAATGAAGTTGGGGTATACTCAATCTACTGTTACGTCACAAATTCAACAGCTAGAGCAGGAACTCTCAATCAAATTGTTCGAAAAAATCGGACGTAATATGGTACTAACTCCTTTAGGAAAAGAATTAATACCATACGCTGATGAATTGCTTAATACAGTAAAAAAAATCGAAAGCATTGGTAAATGTGGAGATAACATTACAGGAGAATTAAAAATTGCCGTTGCAGAATCTTTAATGTCTTATAAATTGCAAAATGTATTATATATGTTTAAAGAAAAAGCTCCTAATGTAAAACTTTCTATGGTTTCGCTCAATTGCTATGACATAAAAAATATGTTAGCCAGTGGTGAAGCAGACCTTGGTTTAATGTATAATGTTGGAAGTGAAAATAAAAGCTTGAATGCTGTTAAACTTTCTGATTTTGGTGTAACTTTAGTATGTTCGCCTCAATTTGAACAAGAAAATTTAGATCTTTGTAAGCCTAATCAGAAAATAAATACAAGCCTTATCATTAATGAAGTTGAATCCATTTACCGAAAAATCCTTGAAAGCTATTTTTTTGATAAAAATATATTTTTAAATAATACAATCGAACTTGGAAGCATAGAAGCGATAAAAAAATGCGTTGCAAGTAATCTTGGAATTTCATTTTTACCACGTTTTACAGTAGAAGAAGAACTTAATAATGGAAAGTTAAAAGAAATAAAGATAGGCTGTTTAGATGCTAAAATCACAGCAATTTATGCTTATCACAAAAATAAGTGGATTAGCCCTGCAATGTCATTGTTTATTGAATTGGTGAGAAAAGATTTTAAAATTGGTTAA
- a CDS encoding TetR/AcrR family transcriptional regulator: MDNAEKNSYVKKQITNALLTLLKDKELKDISISEITTAAQVSRISFYRNYDDKETIIKEYMSFTLNEWNKNHPKMSEHTEDDILGDIFAYITEYKDFYLVLRNRGIFYFLKDIIMVALGPKAEYPNFGAYTAAFIANGIYGWIEEWFLRGMQESGEEMTKLLKSRNL; this comes from the coding sequence GTGGATAATGCTGAAAAAAACAGTTATGTAAAAAAGCAGATTACCAATGCTTTACTTACATTATTAAAAGATAAAGAATTGAAGGATATTTCTATAAGTGAAATCACTACTGCTGCTCAGGTTAGCCGCATTTCTTTTTATCGCAATTATGATGATAAAGAGACTATAATCAAAGAGTATATGTCTTTTACATTAAATGAATGGAATAAAAACCACCCAAAAATGAGCGAACATACCGAGGACGATATTCTTGGGGATATATTTGCCTATATTACGGAATATAAAGATTTTTATTTGGTGTTAAGAAATAGGGGAATTTTCTATTTTCTTAAAGATATTATTATGGTTGCTTTAGGACCAAAGGCAGAGTATCCAAACTTTGGTGCGTACACTGCTGCTTTTATTGCCAATGGCATTTATGGGTGGATTGAAGAATGGTTTTTAAGGGGAATGCAGGAATCAGGTGAAGAAATGACAAAGCTATTGAAAAGTAGAAATCTGTAA